GTATGACGGTCGAGGGCAGCGGTGGCTTCATCCAAAATTAAAAGTTGAGGTTGAGCCACGAGGGCTCTTGCCAATCCTATCAGTTGACGCTGCCCTCCCGATAGATTTACCCCTTCTTCCCCCACTATTGTAAGAACTCCCTGAGGAAAACTATCCAGAAAAGGGGCAAAACCATAACGCTCCAACCATTGAAAAGCTTCGGCGATTTCCTGTTCGGTGGTGCCGAAACAGATATTATCGACCACCGTTCCATTGAAAATGTGTACCTGTTGGGGCACAACACTAATCAATTTACGCCACTGCTGAACATCCAATTCTTCCAATGGAAATTGTCCATTGACTCGAATTTGGCCCGCTTCAGGTTCATAAAAACGTTGAACCAATTGACAAATGAGGCTCTTCCCACCGCCGCTTTCGCCTACGATGGAGATAACTTCGCCTTTTTGTAATTGAAAATCAATGTTTTGTAACAGCTGCGTTTTACCCGGAAAACGAAAGGAAACGTTTTGAAATTGAAGCGATTGAAAATCAAAGGTTTGTTCTTCGTTGTTTACTTTTTCGGCTTTTACCTGCACAAACTCATACATCCGCTCAAAAGCGATTTTAGCATCATTGAGCGGAACACTGATCAAAGCCAGATTGGTAACGGAAGGCAAAAGAGAGGAAACCGCTCCTAAGATGGCGGTCATTTCGCCTATTTTGATTTGGTTTTTATAAACGGCATAAATGGTAATGCCCAAGACAACGCCGATAAAAACGGTGGCGGCCACGCCCGTAGAAGCCGATAAACTCACCTGCCTGGTGCCTGATTGATAGACCCTTTCTTGAAAACTCCCAAACAAAAGTTGGTTGAGATTACTGAAAAAGGCCTGTTTGTTGCGGTTCTTGACATCGGCAATACCCTGAATGGTATTGATGAAATTACTTTCGCTCAATGAATATGCAACCATGACGTTGGTTTGGGCTTCAATGAGTCCTTTATTTTGACGATAAATCAACCAAAAATAAATCGGCAAAATCAATAGACTTGCTAAACCCACTTGCCAATTGTAATAAAACAACAATCCGAAAGAGGCAAAAACCATCAATAAATCTACCAAGAGGTTGCCTGTGAGCATACTGACTGTACTCTGAATACGGCCGGTGTCGTTGAGACGCGCGACAAAATCACCGATTTTGCGGGTATCAAAGAAAGACTTTGGCAGATGCAGCAGTTTATCATAGAAAGCGGTGTTCATTCGTATTCCAAATTCTTTGC
Above is a window of Runella slithyformis DSM 19594 DNA encoding:
- a CDS encoding peptidase domain-containing ABC transporter; amino-acid sequence: MPTSLELIKRSHVLQLDQRDCGVACLLSLVRFYGGDSNFEQIRRFCGADLSGTSLLGLKEAALQLGFEADGYESDIPSLIEHGKPVILHIELEGGLQHYVIWYGPLTPNGGITPFPSEGKGMGIVVFIISDPVRGVVEWTEDDLKKHWKSGACLVLEPNGSFIKVADKANLKKEWFLNLIRQDVPLLAVSAGVGVLMAVLGLTMAIYSQQLIDKILPSKNPTRIILSTVLVVVLLLARVGLSVLRQFLLMRQSKEFGIRMNTAFYDKLLHLPKSFFDTRKIGDFVARLNDTGRIQSTVSMLTGNLLVDLLMVFASFGLLFYYNWQVGLASLLILPIYFWLIYRQNKGLIEAQTNVMVAYSLSESNFINTIQGIADVKNRNKQAFFSNLNQLLFGSFQERVYQSGTRQVSLSASTGVAATVFIGVVLGITIYAVYKNQIKIGEMTAILGAVSSLLPSVTNLALISVPLNDAKIAFERMYEFVQVKAEKVNNEEQTFDFQSLQFQNVSFRFPGKTQLLQNIDFQLQKGEVISIVGESGGGKSLICQLVQRFYEPEAGQIRVNGQFPLEELDVQQWRKLISVVPQQVHIFNGTVVDNICFGTTEQEIAEAFQWLERYGFAPFLDSFPQGVLTIVGEEGVNLSGGQRQLIGLARALVAQPQLLILDEATAALDRHTEKFVLELLKQLKSKMGILFITHRLHTLSSICDRIYLLENGVFAQSGTHEQLLQNVNMYSDYWSELNLETQMLTELNNGRN